One Candidatus Beckwithbacteria bacterium DNA window includes the following coding sequences:
- the murA gene encoding UDP-N-acetylglucosamine 1-carboxyvinyltransferase, which translates to MAKFIIQGGKPLHGAIRIGGAKNASFKLMIAATLAETESRLLNLSNIGDVVETQKALQGLGFIVKNCGERTMLINQGKQKPGKVCDAVGEKTRASTLIAAVLLANTGFAQIPVPGGCKLGSRPIDRHLDALAALGVKIEDNGTTIHLSCQQLHGTNYHFDKKTHTGTEALLLAACKAKGKTVISNAAAEPEVDDLISFLQKMGAKIKRISDDVIEIEGVQKMSGAVHKVMPDRNEAVSYAVAAIATKGDVVVENAQAQHMQAFLAKLEEAEANFETDDYGIRFWYEKPLKAVAMQTAPAPGFMTDWQPLWTLLMTQAVGQSQVIETVFSNRFQYVPLLNKMGAKIELFDPEFINPQEAYEFDFPNPENRFHGITIDGPTDFSCQNLNIPDLRAGATLTIAGLMANGKSELSNIEHIERGYEAIDERLRQLGATIEKVA; encoded by the coding sequence ATGGCAAAATTTATTATCCAGGGGGGTAAGCCACTGCATGGAGCGATCCGAATTGGAGGGGCTAAAAATGCCAGTTTCAAGCTAATGATTGCCGCTACTTTGGCAGAAACTGAGTCAAGACTACTTAATTTATCCAATATTGGTGATGTAGTCGAAACTCAAAAAGCGTTACAAGGTTTAGGCTTTATTGTTAAAAATTGTGGTGAGCGAACCATGCTCATTAATCAAGGCAAACAAAAACCTGGTAAAGTTTGCGATGCTGTAGGTGAAAAAACTAGGGCTTCAACTTTGATTGCAGCAGTCCTGCTGGCCAACACTGGTTTTGCCCAAATTCCGGTACCTGGTGGCTGTAAGTTGGGAAGCCGACCGATTGATCGACATCTTGATGCTTTGGCCGCTTTAGGGGTAAAAATAGAAGATAATGGTACTACTATTCACTTAAGCTGCCAGCAACTTCATGGAACCAATTATCACTTTGATAAAAAAACTCATACCGGAACCGAAGCTCTTTTGTTGGCTGCCTGTAAAGCTAAAGGTAAAACAGTGATTAGTAATGCGGCTGCTGAACCTGAAGTCGATGATCTGATTAGTTTTTTGCAAAAAATGGGAGCCAAGATTAAGCGGATATCAGACGATGTGATCGAAATTGAAGGAGTCCAGAAAATGTCTGGAGCAGTGCATAAAGTCATGCCAGATAGAAATGAAGCGGTTTCTTACGCCGTTGCGGCTATTGCTACTAAAGGAGATGTGGTAGTTGAAAATGCTCAAGCCCAACATATGCAAGCTTTTCTAGCAAAATTGGAAGAAGCTGAGGCTAATTTTGAAACTGATGATTATGGTATCCGCTTTTGGTATGAAAAACCTTTAAAGGCGGTTGCGATGCAAACAGCTCCAGCTCCAGGTTTTATGACTGATTGGCAACCGCTTTGGACATTGCTTATGACTCAAGCGGTTGGACAAAGCCAGGTGATTGAAACTGTGTTTTCCAATAGGTTTCAGTATGTGCCCTTATTAAATAAGATGGGAGCTAAAATTGAGCTTTTTGATCCCGAATTCATAAACCCTCAAGAAGCGTATGAATTTGATTTTCCTAATCCGGAAAATCGTTTTCATGGTATTACCATTGATGGTCCAACTGATTTTTCCTGTCAAAATTTGAATATACCAGATTTGAGGGCGGGAGCTACATTAACCATTGCTGGCCTGATGGCTAATGGCAAAAGTGAGCTTTCAAATATTGAGCATATTGAGCGGGGTTATGAAGCTATTGATGAGAGACTTCGACAACTTGGAGCTACTATCGAAAAAGTAGCTTAG
- a CDS encoding FAD-binding protein, with protein sequence MASSKQDLQKLVVRPVLEQVSLSAYTTLGVGGPADFLVEVSSKQEAVSILEFANQCQIPTTFLGGGSNVVISDKGIRGVVIRNLIQDFELIADKALKTTDKKVKPRLAQLNKKEFYSNELAPSFDDSTEQVVVSAGSGLKLAVLIQKCLNQGITGPEWFSGIPGSVGGGVYMNMHGGNYFFSDFVVKAETVDSSGQIKNYEAAELAFSYDNSRFHAQKEFITTVWFQFYKGDLEKARNIVSAWGGQKIAHQPQRSCGCVFQNINQEDQERLGLPTPSIGYIIDHVLELKGKQVGGARISPQHGAFIENTGKATAADVLTLIEEIETKAREKLDISLIKEIELLGDFN encoded by the coding sequence GAGTTGGTGGTCCGGCTGATTTTTTGGTCGAAGTAAGTAGTAAGCAAGAAGCAGTTTCTATTCTAGAATTTGCCAACCAATGCCAAATACCGACTACTTTTTTGGGTGGGGGTAGTAATGTGGTAATTAGTGATAAAGGTATTAGAGGAGTTGTGATTCGAAATCTGATCCAAGATTTTGAACTTATTGCTGATAAAGCTTTAAAAACTACTGATAAAAAAGTAAAACCTCGTCTGGCCCAACTTAATAAAAAAGAATTTTATAGTAATGAACTTGCTCCATCTTTTGATGACAGCACTGAACAGGTTGTGGTATCGGCAGGTTCAGGTTTAAAACTAGCTGTCCTAATCCAAAAATGTTTAAATCAAGGTATTACCGGTCCGGAATGGTTTAGTGGTATTCCTGGTTCGGTTGGTGGCGGGGTATATATGAATATGCATGGTGGTAACTATTTTTTTTCTGATTTTGTAGTCAAGGCCGAAACAGTTGATAGTTCAGGACAAATAAAAAACTATGAAGCTGCTGAGCTTGCATTTTCTTATGATAATTCTCGTTTTCATGCTCAGAAAGAATTTATTACTACAGTCTGGTTCCAGTTTTACAAAGGTGACTTAGAAAAAGCTCGAAATATAGTCAGTGCTTGGGGTGGGCAAAAAATTGCTCATCAACCCCAACGCAGTTGCGGCTGTGTTTTCCAAAATATAAATCAGGAAGATCAGGAGCGGCTAGGTCTCCCAACACCTTCAATTGGTTATATAATAGACCACGTTTTAGAGCTTAAGGGAAAACAAGTCGGTGGAGCACGGATCTCGCCACAACACGGGGCTTTTATTGAAAATACTGGAAAGGCAACTGCTGCAGATGTTTTGACTCTTATTGAAGAAATTGAAACAAAAGCTCGAGAAAAATTAGATATAAGTTTAATAAAAGAAATTGAATTGTTGGGTGACTTTAATTAA